In Rutidosis leptorrhynchoides isolate AG116_Rl617_1_P2 chromosome 2, CSIRO_AGI_Rlap_v1, whole genome shotgun sequence, one genomic interval encodes:
- the LOC139892809 gene encoding uncharacterized protein, with translation MLPFHGVHSIDNNNMSSQSKLHSIKETTDFTFCDIPKTEYHHVQKSDNEDSFEFSPPPWSKDVRSDRSNNTRQASSMVEGRKELMEKFEDMPESCYELSLNHMVAKDTKPELREEKKGAKKSSVSRSVSLDTGVFLLKMFVPTSFGLKKHTVPRSTSMDGLQKRPVDAKKWKTWFLAYNKENDGSRSGNSNRGYHTATKNRYAEETLKPGCMFKSTNQKGCIFFCLKSVNN, from the exons ATGCTTCCCTTTCATGGAGTTCATAGTATTGATAACAATAACATGTCCTCTCAATCAAAGCTCCATTCCATTAAAGAAACAACAGATTTCACATTTTGTGACATACCAAAAACAGAATATCACCACGTACAAAAATCTGATAATGAAGACTCTTTTGAATTTTCACCACCTCCATGGTCCAAAGACGTTCGTTCAGATCGTTCTAATAACACGCGTCAAGCATCTTCCATGGTGGAAGGAAGGAAAGAGCTAATGGAAAAGTTTGAAGACATGCCGGAATCATGTTACGAGTTGTCACTAAACCATATGGTTGCAAAAGATACAAAGCCCGAGTTGAGGGAAGAAAAAAAAGGTGCAAAAAAGAGCTCGGTTTCAAGGAGTGTGAGCCTTGATACCGGAGTCTTTCTTCTCAAGATGTTTGTCCCCACCTCTTTTGGCTTGAAGAAACATACAGTTCCTCGAAGTACGTCGATGGACGGTTTGCAAAAACGTCCCGTTGATGCAAAAAAGTGGAAGACTTGGTTTCTTGCTTATAACAAAGAAAATGATGGTAGTAGATCAGGTAACAGTAATAGAGGGTACCATACTGCCACCAAAAACAG GTATGCAGAAGAGACATTGAAGCCTGGATGTATGTTCAAATCAACAAACCAAAAGGGTTGCATCTTCTTTTGTTTGAAAAGTGTCAACAACTAA
- the LOC139892810 gene encoding uncharacterized protein, whose product MTLEDFFTSSELKDGLTTPDRVKELITVMQSEKDLVNVSQTTRQWSTVATIIAATENKNCLDLFINLGGSSIINKWLKVAQKLQNDNENGAVEEVMIALLRALERLQLDKESVVNSEIGKTVLDLGGHCSSRVREKCKSLCDSWMLTQEKIDEAPKYVKNPESSSGDNTETSPPSNKEMDSVNTNQEVLDCVEASCKSTVNVEKDNLVKDILVEKLDVKDEREINFGAKGDLTETLIVSSSLEQIASSADVDNLLQPSSRNTDVLSDKDEEMVDDGESPKISSNSEGDREADTSTGDILSNGNTENGLRYLKFSINSKASDMELDYGMIDPLDIAGQVANEMEQHVDSQERSCSTTEKMLGGGIDKQSRKSTADSVNGLDSQTPVVAESNKEISSGPVPEHVKDAETLVSQISEVAQESEPDTGRRFSGFDLNQDVCSEEDDNPVSEGRGTREKSKQQSEFLDFDLNVADDSEDKMEIVSGPPSGEESSVANPRLLERPQLDLNSIIGDNRNGWQSPSRSSSSSSKSKLPLKRNIDLNLNDQHIFSNDDSFDNSVISIFGKKVQVPKKDPFIEPKMDFGLGRPLESSLHYAKPDPNPGPNSNPPFYGHHNGMFFTVPMYGSSHSIPMQMPYMLDSRGAPFVPQVMPSQQPSPFIMNMTATGGPHLQQNVDLNTGLMINGGNRETNRLRQLFPIPQNVDERYLRPNNSLQAPSSSTVGVKRHEPESRFDFVPVNKHHQPPWR is encoded by the coding sequence ATGACTTTGGAGGACTTCTTTACGTCAAGTGAGTTAAAAGATGGGCTCACAACTCCCGATAGAGTTAAGGAGCTCATCACTGTGATGCAAAGTGAGAAAGACTTGGTCAACGTTAGTCAAACAACCCGGCAGTGGTCAACGGTTGCAACCATCATTGCAGCCACAGAGAACAAGAACTGCCTTGATCTTTTCATCAATTTAGGTGGATCATCTATCATAAATAAGTGGCTCAAGGTTGCTCAGAAGCTTCAAAATGATAACGAAAACGGTGCGGTTGAAGAAGTAATGATTGCGTTATTGAGAGCACTCGAGAGACTGCAATTAGATAAGGAAAGCGTGGTTAATTCTGAAATAGGTAAAACCGTACTGGATCTTGGTGGTCATTGTAGTTCTAGGGTTCGTGAAAAATGTAAATCGTTGTGTGATAGTTGGATGCTAACTCAGGAAAAGATTGATGAAGCTCCAAAATACGTAAAAAATCCCGAGTCGTCTAGTGGTGATAATACGGAAACTAGCCCACCATCAAATAAAGAAATGGACTCAGTAAACACGAATCAGGAGGTTCTGGATTGTGTTGAGGCGTCTTGTAAATCGACAGTTAATGTTGAAAAAGATAATTTGGTTAAAgatattttagttgagaaattgGATGTTAAAGATGAAAGGGAGATTAATTTTGGGGCTAAAGGTGACTTGACTGAAACGTTAATTGTATCAAGTTCATTGGAACAGATAGCTTCGAGTGCTGATGTGGACAATCTGTTACAACCTTCTTCTAGAAACACTGATGTGTTAAGTGATAAAGATGAAGAAATGGTTGATGATGGTGAAAGCCCAAAAATATCTTCAAATTCAGAAGGTGACAGGGAAGCTGACACCTCAACTGGTGATATTTTGAGTAACGGAAATACAGAAAATGGTTTACGGTATTTAAAATTTTCAATAAATAGCAAGGCATCAGATATGGAGCTTGACTATGGGATGATCGACCCGCTGGATATCGCTGGACAAGTTGCTAATGAGATGGAACAACATGTTGATTCACAAGAACGAAGTTGTAGTACCACAGAGAAAATGTTGGGCGGTGGAATCGATAAACAGTCAAGAAAGTCAACAGCAGATTCCGTAAACGGTCTAGATAGTCAAACGCCAGTTGTGGCCGAATCAAATAAGGAGATCTCATCTGGGCCCGTACCCGAACATGTGAAAGATGCAGAAACCCTAGTTTCGCAAATTTCCGAGGTGGCTCAAGAATCAGAACCCGACACTGGAAGACGGTTCTCGGGGTTTGATTTGAACCAAGATGTTTGTTCTGAAGAAGACGATAATCCGGTCTCTGAAGGTAGGGGGACCCGTGAAAAGTCAAAGCAGCAGTCTGAATTTCTTGATTTCGATCTTAATGTAGCTGATGATAGTGAGGATAAAATGGAAATCGTATCTGGTCCTCCGTCTGGGGAGGAATCCTCTGTAGCGAACCCTAGGCTACTCGAAAGGCCTCAGTTGGATCTTAACAGTATTATCGGGGACAACCGAAACGGGTGGCAAAGTCCATCTCGTTCATCTTCATCGTCATCAAAATCAAAACTACCTCTAAAAAGAAACATTGATCTGAACTTAAACGATCAACACATTTTCTCAAATGACGATTCGTTCGATAATTCTGTTATTTCCATATTTGGTAAAAAAGTTCAGGTGCCGAAAAAAGACCCGTTTATCGAACCTAAAATGGATTTCGGTTTAGGGAGACCTCTAGAATCTTCCTTGCATTATGCTAAGCCCGATCCTAATCCCGGTCCTAACTCAAATCCACCCTTTTATGGGCATCATAACGGCATGTTTTTCACCGTGCCTATGTATGGATCATCGCATAGTATTCCAATGCAAATGCCATACATGCTTGATTCAAGAGGAGCCCCTTTTGTACCTCAAGTTATGCCGTCTCAGCAACCGTCACCTTTCATCATGAACATGACTGCAACCGGGGGCCCACACCTGCAGCAAAACGTTGATCTGAACACTGGTTTAATGATCAATGGTGGAAATAGGGAGACGAATCGTTTACGACAGTTATTTCCTATTCCTCAAAATGTTGATGAACGATACTTGAGACCAAATAACTCACTACAAGCGCCTTCTAGTTCGACTGTTGGGGTGAAACGTCATGAGCCCGAATCAAGATTTGATTTTGTTCCGGTTAACAAACACCATCAACCACCGTGGAGGTAG